The DNA window cacaaagtgtaaaaagaacaaaaccacACTGAAACTTCATGCTAACATGTGTCGCAAATCTTAAAGATTGCTGTACAACCTCCAACAGCAGGTGTTGTATTTAAGAACTACTATGCTGAAATTTCTTTAAAACTTGGATCAATAAGCATTTTGTAATCAACCAACAAtcttaaaataaacaatttttGCTTACAAAGCCTACACGTATTTGTATCTAAATGAATCCCTTGTTCTAAAAAGAAGAAATAGGTCACAGTTTCCCAGATTACATTTTCCACTTAGAAAAATTGAAAAGCAGAGTGTCCAGTTTTGGTCACACTGGAAGTCCAAGCACCTATTCTGCAAAACATTTTGAaagcttttaacaggaaaacaaagagaggaggagaaaaaggcATGATCAGCTCAGAAGAACTGCAGACAAAGAAAtcgtatattttttaaatacggGGCTGTCCGCAATACAGTATCTTCCAGTAAGTCTCAGCAAACGCAACGCAATCCGCCATAGAcatgggaggggggaggggtgcGTATAGCGCCACGTGCATCAGCAGACGACGACGATCTTGTCATATTCTAAACCTGGAAAAAGAGCACACCACACATGTCAAGGAGCGCGTTTTACTTAGGATTCGCGCAACACTGATCTGAGAAGTTCAAGCAATAATATTTTAGGATTCTAGCAGCACCGTTTAAATTCCTTTATTATTAACCTGAAGGAAATTTTGAGTTTTGGCTGATGGTTTAAAGCGTGATTCTACCTCAATTAACGGATTCAGCTCTCATGTCTATTATAACTTTTGTTTCCGTGTCATTTCTGCTTGTTATCAATGTGATTAATGAGTTCATGAAGCATCCACTCTTTGTTCTCACCTTGTATTACACTCGAGGAGTCTTAATAGCCTGCATAGCGAGGCGGCGGCGGTGGTGGTGGCGGAGGCGGCACTCTCGCCGAGTAGGCTTCCCGGGGACGGGGAACTGCGTACATTGGCGCCCTTGACATCGGAGACAATCGAGAACGCTCGTAGGAGTAACCATTACCAGCTGCAGGAGCAGGCGGAGGGGGGGCTCTTCTGATAGGGCTTCGATCCCTCGCCATGTAACCTGCAGGAGCGGGCAGTGGACGCCGCTCATACGGATCAAGAGAGCCCATTCCGAGACGCTCCCTAACCAAtgcagagggaggagggggtggaGGGGGGATGGCACTGGGACGCCTGTCATCGAAGTTCGGGGCGTAAGGACGGGCTCTGTATTTCTCATAGAAATCGACCACCCCATAAGGTTCTCGATCGCCATAGCCACGATCAGGATACGCTGCTCGTCTCGGAGGAGGGGGAGGTGGCGggggcggaggaggaggagggtaaGCGGACATGCGGCCTCTGTAGGGAGGCTCGGGTCTCTCCCCTGGAAAGGGAGGAGGAAAATAGCCTCCTCTCACAGGCGGAGGTGGatactcctcctcctctggtTCCCCTCTCGGTCTGCTTTTTGATATTTGAACGTGTATGCGTTTCCCTGCGAGAGAGAAAAACATTGTCCCTCAAATCTAAAAAGTAAGGAAGCCCTGAAAAACCCCTTATAGACCCAAACATTTACGCTTACCTTGAAACTCTGTATTATCCAGGCCCTGCAAGGCATCCATAGCCTCGTCAGAATTAGGCATATGCACAAAGGCAAAGTTTTTGACGATGGAGCACTCCGTGACATTGCCATACTCCAAAAACAGGTCACGGAGCTCTTTGTCAAAGCCCTTCTCCACATTGGCCACGTGAAGCTTCACGGGGCCCTGGTTCTTGCTTCTGCTTGGCTCTACGTTGATGGGTCTGCCATTCAGCTTATGAAGATGCAGTTCACGGATTGCTTTGGTGGCAGATTTGCGGTCTTCCATGTGAACAAAAGCATAGTTTTTGTACTTGGCACATTCTGTTACTGTGCCGTACTGAGTAAACAGAGCTTCAATCTCATCCTTCTCAGTGTTCTGAGAGAGGTTACCGATAAAGATCTTTACCATTGTTGCTCCAGTGTAGTACCTACAAAAGGTAAACACAGGATGTGTCATCAGAATccacaatagaataaaataagcCTCTGTCCTGATCTCCAACACAGTACCGTTTACTGAAGAGTTTGGGtgggtgtttttgctttttaggAATCAGaagtaacaaaacaaatggGTTGATGATTAATGTGGCAGAACACCTTAAAGGGTGTTAACACTAGTCTTGAGAAGGATATATGTACGTCACTTTTCCAATGCAAATAAAGACGGTGTCGCTCGTCTACAACAGGTAGAAAACTAACATGACATACACATGTTCTGTAAGTGCTGCCACTCACAACAGCAGAGGGCGGAGACAAAAGGCAGCAGTAAGCTAGACAGCTTCCAACAGCCTTCTGTGTGTAAAGAAAATTCTGCTTCATTCAGTAAATCATCAGACAGTGCCCCTCAGTGACAATAAaccctgtttgtttgctttgtttcaacTTTCTTACACTTCACCCTGATTCACTGCATACGCAACAAAACAAGGAACCACAAGTTATTCTGGCTTGACAAGACCAACAAGCAGAGCGCctgctccaaaaaaaaaaaaaaaaaaaaaaaaaaagcaactaaTATTTGGTGTTCCAGTATGAGGGATTAACTCATATATATGTTTATTAAGACtttcataaatacacaaataGAGAGAAAGAAATAGAATAACTCAAATGCTGCCTTGTTGACTGCATTTTTTACCCAGActatgatttttttcccccaatttaCACCAAGCAACTGTGTTTGCAAGGCATAGAAGAAAAGGGTGTCTgtcagaaaaaaaccccacgtcCACGTGATGTCACATCAAGTGACGATGAGTCGTGCAGGGACCCTGTTATTGAATTTTGCTGACTGCAGTCAAGTGAGCCCTCACATGCGAAGAGACAGTCAAGCAAGCTGCACCACCAGCCGTACCTACAATGTTGTTGCACTTTTCTTATACATATTACGGTACGGGTGCCGACTGGCTTATATACACAAGAGTCTAATCAAGAGTTTTGAAATATTTGCAATTTTCTCACTatactgtacatttctattcaaCTTGATCTTATCCCCAATTTAATAAAATTGCAAAACGGTATTTTTgatattgtgtatttttttttttagcatttattaCAGGAAAACTATTACAGATGATGcaaatatttcactggattcttactctggatcaCCCTCACTCTTCCTCTTCTGCCTCACAGCTCTCTGAATTGTACGGTTTCTGAGAAATTTCTGTACTGTACTttgaataatttcattttttagcTGATAATACAGGGAACCCGTATGAGGTGACAcaaatatttcactggattctaACCCTAGGTCACCCTGACTCTTCCTCCTAATGAACTGTACGGTTTGAAAGAAAACTAAACATAAACAGATACCATATTGAAAAGTTAGTGTACACTTTTATAGAGAGAACACTGGGAATGATTTCCTGAAGTGTTCTTCAGGGCTGAAATGTTGGATCAGTTAGAAGGAGCTCTGCTGCTTCACAAGGGTGAAATGGAGCAAGTGtaatggattgtccatgatggAGAGCAGTTTTTTCAGTGACCTATGTCATCCAGTCTAGTCTGTCATTCAGGTGAACCCCATaatacctgtagctgtccaatGTTTTGACCTCCACAACCATGTCGTCGATGGGCATAGTCCCAGTTTTTTCCttcagaagtcagccagcatcttttttgtcttactgacATTCAGATGGAAGAGGTGATTTCATGCAGACCACTCAaaaaagttcctcaccagattCCTGTGCTCCGATTTCTGCCCACCCTCAGTACACCCAACCAATACAGTGTTGTCAGTGTCAACcctcttcagtttgcttaccagcCTTGTGGGAGTGGAGCAACAGGTGCAACCGGTAGATAACTCTGACAACACTGCACTGTTACAGAATTTgtactttttgttgttgttattttcaaTGTGTAGTGTAAGAATTATAATTTATGATTAGCTAATATTTCAAAGCTAGAAGTGGAATGAGTTGTGAAATAgtgaaaaatgaataagaagACTTGTGTTTCTAAGCCTGTCGGCACCTGTACCGTAATATCCGTAAGAAAAGTGCAACAACATCGTAGGCGCGGCTGACTGTGCGGCTAGCTTGACTGTCACTTCGCATGTGAGGCTCACTTGACCGCGGTCCTAAACAAGCGCACGAGCTCATACTGACTTTCGGTTCCTTGCTGGTCCCACCCTCCACACAGGTCGTTGCTGTACATGTTTAAAAGCGAGGTGGGGCAGAATAAAGGCGCGGTTCATAGTGGTTTTACAAAAAGGGAGCTTAGAGAAAGCTTTCTGGGTCCCAATAGTGAATGTACAACGTCATTATGAGGAAATAGAAAGCTTGTAATGGAGTCGAGCGAGGAGGGCCACCACAGTAAAGCGATGACTCCATTTATCGTCATCGCCCATATTTAGCTTTCATTGCATTCGTATTTAAAATTAGCCACCAGCGTTAGCCTAAAGCGGTCAAATTCGGGGGACTTCAGCAAAACCTAAGTTCAGTAAGTTTCGTGTTTGCACTTCCTGGCTGTTAAGCTGCTAGCCAGGTTGCTGTTAGCAAGCTAATATTCGTTACCGACACTCACGCGAACGCGAACTGGctagcaaaataaaaaataactttaacaACTGAAAATGTCTGACGTTGCAATTGTGAGTCTGTAAAAGTAAAATGATGACACCTTAGGAAAAGGACAGGAGAACAACACCAAAAACTACCATACTCACTGATTGTGAACTGTGCAACAGCGAGGTCGAAACTCCAAAGATGAGTAGTAGATATCTGCTGGCGGTAGAAGCGCACGTAAGAATCTGATTGGTGGGAAGGTGTGTCTCTCAATAAGTCCGGGCTGCCATTGGGTGACGGGTttagttttattctgaaagcGCTTCCGCTGCACTAGAGTGACGGGGCGTAGCGCGAACGAGTGTTTTGTAACGAGCGCCTTTAGCTTGTCGAAAACCGAAACCAAGTTTCTGTTTTCTATATCTAAATCGGACACTAAAAATACCCTAAAaataaatgcttaaaaaaagacGGCCTTAACCTCTCGTTGTATTGCTCACAGTAAACGCAGTGAGTGAATAGTGACAACTTATAGAACTTATTTCTAAGTTAAAAGTTTAATATATGAGAGTAAAAATGTCGTAAACTGCGCAGAATCGATGTCTCACAACCCGACATAAGTGAGCAGCAAAGGAGAACAACAAGTACGCAAAATAAGGCGCTGCtcttgtttttcatgtcttctctAACACCGAACCTGTGTTTGCTTTACCTTCACAGTTCATGTGACTGCTGCACGTCAAATTATGGAAATTGGAAATTCTTGGTGTCACTAACCGGCTTAGATAATAACCACTGGGTCAGTCTGAAACTTGTGTTATAATACTCAATGAAACTTCCTTCAAATTTAaagctgaatattttttttctccttagcTAAGTATCATTAACTCACATCATTATCTCTTATCAGTAGCAAGTATTTGAAGGGCATGTTGATAACATCTTAAAatctaaataataacaacattaaGATCATATGATCTTGTgtaatttagcttttttttttttaacacagtaTATAAAATTATAGAATTATTCAAATTGCCATCTGTGTACAAAAAGCAATTACTAATGTAGCTAGATCTTTTTACATGAGGTTGCAgtgcattattaaacattacTTATTTAGCATCAGCATTAGATTATTAGAATGACATATTCTTAtgagtgaaactaagactgttTTTCATCATTGAACCACTGCTTTACTTTTGCTAAAATGCCCCTTAAAAACTTACAACTTAAGACATTTATTTAGCAGTTAGTCTGCAAATGTGACATAACAGTAAACTTCCAgtagagggagacgcagacagaaaaaCGCAAAGGAGTTGACTCATCATTACTTAGGGTAACTAATCAGGTGACACCCCAGTTTTGATAAAATCACTTCTTTATCTAACAAGGAGGAAACCTGCTGAGGGCAAgctgttgtgaatgtgtgtcTCAAGCCATAAAACCTTTTTATGTAAGATGTCATGCACAGTAGCACCAGTTGCCTTGAAGAAATAGGCTGATGGTAAATAAAAGGATGTTATACTACTGGCcatatatatcaatatatttTTCCCAGTGTGTGAGTACTGCATgaatttccttttgttttaccTTTACTTATGTAGCCTACATTGTTATCATCTACTCATACTAATGTTTGAGGTGCATTTATATTTATCACTCTTTAACATCTACACATTATAATGTCCCCCAACAGAATGTTACAAAAGAGCCAATGTCCAGTCTCAAATCCTGGATTATACTGGACACTAATTTGGCGAAACTCTGGGTATAATATACTAATATCCTTACCTGCTGAATAAAGTCTTtcatttcccccccaaaaaaatcctTTTTGTATCCACCATCAGATTTATGTATGTACGTAAAGTCAAACTCTGCAAACACAACCATGAAAGGATGTTTCTCCACCACCCTGTCTCTAAAAGCTTGTGACTTCTATCAGTTTTAATGCAGAAGCTGCTGTCTATCAAAGAAAGCAGCCATATTCTTGTATTATAGTACATTTCTCTCTTCTTGGTTTATTTCAAGCACTTTTAATCAcacatttgtctctttttgcTTTGAAATTTGATCAGCTGCGTTTTCATTTATAGCGATCTGCACTCATCCTTAAGATGGGCTGACCCGGTCACTAAAGAGGTGATGACTCACCATTTGTACGGGCAAATAGAAACTATGTTGCTGTAAATACCCCGCTGAATCACTACTGTGTAAAAGTACACGTTTTAAAGAGACATTTGATCAGATAGAGGGTGGGGTCTCATATCTGTATTAGACATTTAAAGTATTTTACTTTAATTATTCCATATCACAATAAGTCACCTTAacatgctttatattgtaaaataaaaaacttaaaatattACAGCAGACCAcccactatgagcaagcacttggtgacagtggggagaaaaaacaaaaaacaaactttttaacaggaagacgcCTGCAGGAGAagaccaggctcagagagggttGACTATCTGCCATGAACGGTTGGTAGAGTTGAACAAAGGTCTTAAATCCCTTTAAAAATCTGTTCTTTCAGGTGCAAAAATGGTTCTTTGAAAGATTTTCCTCACATCTAATTAAACCTCACTATGCTCATTTACTGAAAAACTTTTAATGAAAAAGAGGGTAGGAGGGGGGGGTGTGAGATAATGGCCAACCAAATACTGGAAATAACAGACGATGCTTCTTTAAATTCAAAATAGGCTTGCTTAAAATAGCCTGGGACAAATTTAACACTGCAGTAGGAACAGTTATATCATccataatttttctttttacaactCAGAAGACACCATTGTGATCGTCCCCTAATTATTACACTGAAGTACACTCGCATCAACATAACATCCTAATCTAATGTGGTTTGTTTCGTatatgttaaaaagaaaaaaaaatgtataccaAACAATGAAAAGTCCTTTATTGCCATCAGAACATGAGTGAGAAAACCAGAGACAAAATCTGACAGAGTGAGGAGTCGACTGTACAACCAGCATCCACGCAGACGCACgtgcgcgcacgcacacacacacgcagcagTCTTTCAACAGGACGCGAGGGATACAGATACATTAGGGAATACAGTACTCACACAATGAGGTATAAAGGTAAACACAAACATACCACGCAAGGCTTCATCCTCCACTCGCACACATGCAACTGAACCAAGGTACAAATACTCAAGTGTTCGATCATCCTCTAAAAACACAACATACAGGTGAGCAGAAATGTAAAACAGCAGCATCTGGGTCATCTTGAGTCAACCACACTCCCATTCGTCTGTCTCTCAAAACCTTTGGTCATGTGGATGCTTGCTTGTCATGCACAATGTCGCCCTTTGTAATTTCacaatttaacacttttgaaacTCTGAAAACTTGTAAGTAAAAGGAACCGGTCCCTTCCTGACTCGTACCCGCCAAcagagtgtgtgtggggggttGGGGGTCTGGGCAGATATATAAGTAttggagggggagagagaaaaaaaacagaaaaatcagtCACAAATAgttctttttcctctcttcATGGTAGAGTTTCTACGTTAGTTGGACATTCAGTGTGTACATTAGCAGCAATTCTAGTGAATGAAACAATGGCTTTGTAAGTCAGATTA is part of the Maylandia zebra isolate NMK-2024a linkage group LG3, Mzebra_GT3a, whole genome shotgun sequence genome and encodes:
- the LOC101470565 gene encoding RNA-binding protein 4 isoform X2 encodes the protein MVKIFIGNLSQNTEKDEIEALFTQYGTVTECAKYKNYAFVHMEDRKSATKAIRELHLHKLNGRPINVEPSRSKNQGPVKLHVANVEKGFDKELRDLFLEYGNVTECSIVKNFAFVHMPNSDEAMDALQGLDNTEFQDMSFLWHLLRV
- the LOC101470565 gene encoding RNA-binding protein 4.1 isoform X1 gives rise to the protein MVKIFIGNLSQNTEKDEIEALFTQYGTVTECAKYKNYAFVHMEDRKSATKAIRELHLHKLNGRPINVEPSRSKNQGPVKLHVANVEKGFDKELRDLFLEYGNVTECSIVKNFAFVHMPNSDEAMDALQGLDNTEFQGKRIHVQISKSRPRGEPEEEEYPPPPVRGGYFPPPFPGERPEPPYRGRMSAYPPPPPPPPPPPPPRRAAYPDRGYGDREPYGVVDFYEKYRARPYAPNFDDRRPSAIPPPPPPPSALVRERLGMGSLDPYERRPLPAPAGYMARDRSPIRRAPPPPAPAAGNGYSYERSRLSPMSRAPMYAVPRPREAYSARVPPPPPPPPPPRYAGY